ATTTCAAACCTTCTTTAAAACACAAGTGTGCCCACCTTTTGAGGTACACTATCATCCATGTCGACGAAATACTGCCTGAAATCATAACAAAGTGTAAATATGTCCAATACTTGAGACCCATCTGAGAGGTAGAAAAGTATGTTTAACTCACTTAGCAACAGAGCAAGCAGGATTGAAGCGTAGCGGATTGGGATAAGTCTGCCAAACAATTAAAGCACCAATGTCAAGGGTTCACTTCTTTAGTTTCTCTGTACTTCTCTTTTCTCATGTCTCGGTCTCATTCTTCATAGcttaaaaattactaacaCATGCTTTTCTCAacagaaaaaacaaacacacactactgtaaaaatgttactacagTTTAAACTTCACAAAGAAGAAAGCATCAAATGATTCTTCATGAATCCCAGCTTAAAACCACCACTTACATCAAACAATGCAGCAACAGAATTAAGTTATACTAGTCCACAAAATCATGAACATTCATAATGCGGGCTCCACCAGCACAAGCCAAATTCTTACGagattaaaacacaaaaaaatcattaaatagCCATAGCTCTACGCATTAATCCAGCAGTTAATGCatcttacaaaaataaaatcaccaGGAACTTACTGCAAACACTTCAACATTCCTCAGCTAAATGTAGCACGCAATTAGCTAATTATCCCCAAACATTTCGCCCTCTAATCGCATAAAATTCAAACCGATTCTCCACAAACTAATTCACAATACTTATTGTACGCAGTGGAATCACACAGCAGCAATCGCAATCGCAATCGCGATCGCGCAACATCGAAAAAAATATAGCCATCCGGCATTTCAAACCTTCTTTAAAACACAAGTGTGCAATGCTCATCCGGCCGCCGGAGTCCTCCGCGGCGTCTGCCTCCACCCCTGCGGCGACTCCGACGAGTAGCTGCTCGATCCTACGTGGCAATGCTCGTCCTCCTCCTCGTTGGAGCATCTTGCCGGCGAGATTCCGCGGTCGCAGTTCTAGCACGATCTCTGTTGCGCTCCGATCGAGCTCTCGTCCACCGAGAACGACCGAATCTGCTTCCTCCGGTGGCCGGGGATCACGCTGGAGAAACGAAACGGCGAAGCCGAGCTGGATTGACCGGAAACCCCTTGATCCAAGCTCGAATTCAAATCGTGTTTGTCAGATTTGACAATGAAAGAAGCATTCCACCCACGCACCTTTCTGATtcttcccctctctctctaggATACACTGCCTTCCCCTGCAGCTCACAATTAAGCGATTCAATCGCTCAAATCGAATACCTCACATCGGAATTAGAGATTAGGAGATAAATTAGGGGTTGAGAAGGAGCTTACACGGCGGCGAGGAACAACGATTACGGCAGGAGTGAGGACTTCGTTGTCGTACAAATCGCCGGCGACGTAGAGATCGCGGTCCTTGGAGCAGCTGTACCGGAGGAGAGCGGCTTGGCGCGCAGATTTGAAGCACTGAGTGAAGGGGAGGTCGGCGGAAAGGGGGTGGagaaattcttcttttccgCCATTATTTGGGTTGGGATTCTTCCCTGATCTCATGATTCGTAGAATGAGATTGCCAATTTTTATGGAAATTACCATTATGTccttttgtaattaattaatctaaaatgttttttatgtggcaaaatctggaccactcatttaataaaaatgagtggctgatattgcatctcatttctcaattagcataaaaaatctcaattgatcacaaccctATTCTTCTAGGGCATGCTTGGTacgatggaatggaatggaggttCGAATGGAATGAATGAAATGTGGATTTCCTTGGATTTCCTTTGCATTTTTATCCATTTACtcattcattccatcacaccaaacaaatgaatagaatggaagtaggaatcacatttcattccaccattccattccatcataccaagaagcTTCCTAGTCCTTAGTTCTTGACAAACTTGGGTGCACGTCAAAAACAATCGATTGGAATATGTCAGAAAACTCGAGTTTGATTGTACTGCATGGAAACGCTGCATCTCTAGAATGTGTACGGATGCAAGTTAAACGCGTTTGAGCTTAGGATTACTTTTGAATGGATGTAGTAACAATGTGATTGATTCTTCATTAAATCACCACATAATCCCCAACCattggaaaattaatttatttttttgttcctAGTTTTTCTATCAAGTGTTAAGTCCATATAGACTTGATATTTTTcgttattaatttaatgcaattttgagaaaaagaagacaaaTGATGGAGACTGCGGGGTACAACTTTGTGGCGAAGAGCTTCGATGCTCATGAGGCAAGCGACATCCGACAACACCAGACAAACGGTGTTGGCTACGACTCTACAGGAGGTGTCGCAAGACAACAAGGCAATGACAGCGACGGCACACATCAAAGGCGATGGATACATACATGGTTAAGAATGATTAAGTTATAAAATCTGCAGAGCTAAAATCGAAGGTTAATCGAATAATGCTTAATAGTATATCACTGTGGAGGTTGTTAAGTACCtactattcaaataaatacatttaaaattataatagatGAACCAAGTCTTGCTTGTCAAGCAGCAGCAGTTCTGCTCTTCTCTTCTTTGCAATGCGAATCTGATCCGCAAGTGAAATATCCTTCTGCAAGTGCTTCCCCTCTGCAAGGTCAAGGTCGAATTTCTCCCATCTTCGTTCATGCTGGCTGCTTACTCGAGAGATAATCGATTTCTTTCTCTGAATCTGTTTACAAACAAATAATGACACACGATCAAGGGGGTTTTGGTTACCGATTCACACAAAAATGGTGGACTAGagaacataatttattatgaacaTTTACACGCTATAAATCCCAAGTTTGATTTCTAGTTACTAAACTACTCATACTCGTATGAACAAACATGCGTACTTGGGGCAAGACAATTTAGATTTGTAAGACGGTTCCATATCTTTATTGGTTAGATTAGAAGGAAAAACAGATAATAACATATCGTGTAAGTCAATTGTTTTACCTTCATTAGTCTCTCCTTCAGTTTTTCCCCCTGAAATTCAACCATTTtatctttctcttcttttgaCCATTTGTTCCTCTTTCTAGTAGCTTCTTGTCTAACCTCAGCTTTTTCTTCCCGCTCCCTTTTCTTTTGAGCCAACCTTGCCGTCTTTAATGCTGCTTTCACTTTTGCTGCTCTATCTTTCCGTACACGCGCCAGCTCTTTCCTCTTTGCTTCCTCTGCTTTCTCGAGGGCGGCTActtgtttaaatttttcataACCATCCCATTCCAGTTCTTGCTGATCGGCCCCTCCTTCCTTAGCAGCTAATGCAATACTCTCACGCCACGATTGCAAGAACTTCTCTCTTGACCTCTTCGATCTTAGGCGCCTTCCCCACAGCTTTGTGAGAGATGCACGTATCTTTACTTTCGTCTGATTACTGTACAAGTTTAAGATAGAAAAAACCAGTTTCAAAAACCAAACAGGGTAATGTTTAAAGCAACAGTGACCTCATAGTTGAACAACCAAGACACAAAAACATTAGAAACATTATTGTCAAAAATTATGGATTTCTGATCAGCAAAAATTTTCTATGATGAAGATGC
The genomic region above belongs to Salvia hispanica cultivar TCC Black 2014 chromosome 3, UniMelb_Shisp_WGS_1.0, whole genome shotgun sequence and contains:
- the LOC125213178 gene encoding stress response protein NST1, with translation MFNTPLKLSVSRFRTPRFVLPNSGYVIGLARTSEFSASLVKTASPFSSIALSVSCRAVRKNPDLRDIKSDPPEEANATPNFLTNVDCEDDKETQTDKSDHGNKGRIPWNKGRKHSEETRERISRNTKEALKDPKIRKKMSEAPRVLSNQTKVKIRASLTKLWGRRLRSKRSREKFLQSWRESIALAAKEGGADQQELEWDGYEKFKQVAALEKAEEAKRKELARVRKDRAAKVKAALKTARLAQKKREREEKAEVRQEATRKRNKWSKEEKDKMVEFQGEKLKERLMKIQRKKSIISRVSSQHERRWEKFDLDLAEGKHLQKDISLADQIRIAKKRRAELLLLDKQDLVHLL